The following proteins are encoded in a genomic region of Gimesia algae:
- a CDS encoding BlaI/MecI/CopY family transcriptional regulator codes for MDSAPTEREMEILKVLWRIEEGSVRDVHARLEPESGLHFNTIQTQLRIMDDKGLVAHRREGRSFLYRPLRTREDVSSRFLHKVYDGALNELVLNMLNSEKLSDKDLVELESLITEARQKKARTRKGRK; via the coding sequence ATGGACTCTGCCCCCACAGAACGCGAAATGGAAATTCTGAAAGTGCTTTGGCGCATTGAAGAAGGTTCGGTGCGCGATGTGCATGCGCGTCTTGAGCCGGAATCAGGATTGCATTTCAATACGATTCAAACGCAGTTGCGTATCATGGATGACAAAGGCCTCGTCGCACATCGTCGTGAAGGGCGGTCTTTTCTTTATCGACCGCTGCGCACACGAGAAGACGTTTCGTCACGATTTCTGCATAAAGTTTATGATGGTGCGTTGAACGAACTCGTCTTAAACATGCTGAATTCAGAGAAACTCAGCGACAAAGACCTAGTCGAGCTTGAGTCGCTGATTACGGAAGCACGTCAAAAAAAGGCACGTACTCGCAAGGGGAGAAAGTGA